A window of Exiguobacterium sp. FSL W8-0210 contains these coding sequences:
- a CDS encoding BaiN/RdsA family NAD(P)/FAD-dependent oxidoreductase — protein sequence MYDVIVIGGGPSGLMATLASLQAGARTLLLDKGNKLGRKLAISGGGRCNVTNRKPLDELVQSIPGNGRFLYSAFSQFNNESIIELFEGFGVALKEEDNGRMFPVSDKAADVVRVLIDQIRAHGAEIQTDAQVATLDFHPDGSFAAVILENGMRLEAKSCIVAVGGQSVPHTGSTGDGYPWAEKAGHTITELFPTEVPILLGDTFIHEKTLQGLSLRDVALTVHGKKDKAIKTHTGDLLFTHFGLSGPIALRCSQYTIKERKRSKETIVHLSIDLFPDESLGALTERFQAALAANPKKTVRNALRGFVPERLLELLFAQIGFGDEVCTQVKKQDWTDFLQKLKRFPLKATGTLDFDKAFVTGGGVSIKEIDPKTMMSKKAERLFFAGEILDIHGYTGGYNITAAFVTGHCAGSHAAEMARDTVF from the coding sequence ATGTACGATGTAATCGTAATCGGAGGCGGACCGAGCGGCTTGATGGCAACGCTCGCCTCTTTACAGGCTGGAGCTCGAACACTCCTGCTTGATAAAGGAAATAAATTAGGTCGGAAGCTTGCGATCTCTGGCGGCGGACGTTGTAACGTCACGAACCGAAAACCACTCGATGAACTCGTCCAGTCGATTCCAGGAAACGGACGTTTCCTTTATAGTGCCTTTTCTCAATTCAATAATGAATCGATCATCGAACTCTTCGAAGGGTTTGGTGTCGCCCTCAAAGAAGAGGACAATGGACGGATGTTTCCTGTCTCGGATAAAGCAGCAGATGTCGTCCGTGTATTGATCGATCAAATCCGCGCGCATGGTGCCGAGATTCAAACAGACGCGCAGGTCGCTACGCTCGACTTCCATCCAGACGGTTCTTTTGCAGCTGTCATCTTAGAAAATGGCATGCGTCTTGAAGCAAAAAGTTGCATCGTTGCAGTCGGCGGACAATCCGTTCCACATACCGGTTCGACAGGTGACGGCTACCCGTGGGCTGAAAAGGCGGGTCATACGATCACGGAACTCTTCCCAACGGAAGTTCCGATTTTGTTAGGTGATACGTTCATTCATGAAAAAACATTACAAGGGCTGTCGCTACGTGACGTCGCCTTAACGGTCCACGGCAAAAAAGATAAAGCAATCAAAACACACACGGGTGACTTACTCTTTACCCACTTCGGTTTAAGCGGTCCGATTGCTTTACGCTGTAGCCAGTACACGATCAAGGAGCGCAAACGTTCGAAGGAGACGATTGTCCATTTATCAATCGATCTCTTCCCGGACGAATCACTCGGTGCGTTAACCGAACGCTTCCAAGCCGCGCTTGCAGCAAATCCCAAGAAAACGGTACGCAACGCTCTCCGCGGCTTCGTGCCGGAACGTCTGCTTGAACTTTTATTTGCTCAAATCGGCTTTGGCGATGAAGTCTGCACACAAGTCAAGAAACAGGACTGGACGGACTTCTTGCAAAAATTAAAGCGATTCCCACTTAAAGCAACGGGAACGCTCGACTTTGATAAAGCTTTCGTCACGGGTGGTGGCGTCTCAATCAAAGAGATTGATCCAAAGACGATGATGTCGAAAAAAGCGGAGCGGTTATTCTTTGCCGGGGAGATTCTTGATATCCACGGCTATACAGGTGGTTACAACATCACCGCTGCATTCGTGACGGGTCATTGCGCCGGTAGTCACGCCGCAGAGATGGCACGTGATACTGTCTTTTAA
- the leuS gene encoding leucine--tRNA ligase yields the protein MPYNHREIEPKWQARWDQDNAFVTTEDPEKEGFYALDMFPYPSGAGLHVGHPEGYTATDILARMKRMQGYNVLHPMGWDAFGLPAEQYALDTGNDPREFTAKNIETFKRQLKELGFSYDWDREINTTDPKYYKWTQWIFTKLYEKGLAFVDEVAVNWCPALGTVLANEEVIDGLSERGNHPVVRVPMRQWVLKITEYADRLLEDLDDLDWPDSVKEMQRNWIGKSEGAEIDFTIDGHKKQVTVFTTRPDTIFGATYLVLAPEHPFVADITTADHKEAVDTYISQVQTKSDLERTDLAKEKTGVFTGAFAVNPISGDRLPIWIADYVLASYGTGAIMAVPGHDERDHEFAKQFDLPIVEVVAGGNVDEAAYTGEGEHVNSHMLDGLGKQEAIETMIAELETNQVGRKKITYRLRDWLFSRQRYWGEPIPVVHMEDGSMKTLSQEELPLELPIIPEIKPSGTGESPLALAEDWLDYTDPETGMKGRRETNTMPQWGGSCWYYLRFIDPHNEEAIADPEKLKYWLPVDIYIGGAEHAVLHLLYARFWHKVLYDAGVVPTKEPFQKLYNQGMILGENNEKMSKSRGNVINPDEIVKSHGADTLRLYEMFMGPLDASVAWSENGLDGARRFLDRVWRLFERTADIQDVTEVDADFERTYHQTVKKVTEDFANIQFNTGISQLMVFVNEANKQPVLPRHFLRGFIQLLTPVAPHLGEELWEQLGFEETLTYAAWPTFDESKLVSDTMEFVIQVNGKVRSKIEINIDATKEEIEALAFADEKTQEWIGDKTVRKVIVVPKKLINIVAN from the coding sequence ATGCCGTACAATCATCGCGAAATCGAACCAAAATGGCAGGCGCGTTGGGATCAAGACAACGCCTTCGTCACGACAGAAGATCCAGAAAAAGAAGGGTTTTATGCCCTTGATATGTTCCCGTATCCGTCAGGTGCCGGTCTCCACGTCGGTCACCCGGAAGGCTACACAGCAACGGATATCCTCGCACGGATGAAACGGATGCAAGGATATAACGTCCTTCACCCGATGGGATGGGATGCGTTTGGATTACCAGCAGAGCAATATGCCCTCGATACAGGGAATGACCCACGTGAATTCACAGCGAAAAACATCGAGACGTTCAAGCGTCAGTTGAAAGAACTTGGATTCTCCTATGACTGGGATCGTGAAATCAACACGACAGATCCGAAGTACTACAAATGGACACAGTGGATCTTTACGAAGTTGTATGAAAAAGGACTTGCGTTCGTGGACGAAGTCGCGGTCAACTGGTGCCCAGCACTCGGAACCGTTCTTGCGAATGAAGAAGTCATCGACGGATTATCTGAACGCGGAAATCATCCGGTCGTGCGTGTCCCGATGCGTCAATGGGTCTTGAAAATCACGGAATATGCGGATCGTCTTCTTGAAGATCTCGATGACCTCGATTGGCCGGATTCTGTCAAAGAGATGCAACGGAACTGGATCGGAAAATCAGAAGGTGCTGAAATCGACTTCACGATTGATGGACACAAAAAACAAGTCACGGTCTTTACGACACGTCCGGACACAATCTTTGGTGCGACGTACCTCGTGCTTGCGCCGGAGCATCCATTCGTAGCTGACATCACGACAGCGGATCACAAGGAAGCCGTCGATACGTACATTTCGCAAGTCCAAACGAAGTCGGACCTCGAGCGGACGGATTTAGCGAAGGAAAAAACAGGCGTCTTCACGGGTGCTTTCGCCGTCAATCCAATCTCAGGTGATCGTCTTCCAATCTGGATCGCTGATTATGTCCTTGCTTCGTACGGAACGGGTGCAATCATGGCGGTCCCAGGACACGATGAGCGCGATCATGAATTCGCGAAACAATTCGACTTGCCAATCGTTGAAGTCGTCGCGGGTGGAAACGTCGATGAAGCAGCCTATACAGGAGAGGGCGAACACGTCAACTCGCATATGCTTGATGGTCTTGGAAAACAAGAAGCAATCGAGACGATGATTGCTGAACTCGAAACGAATCAAGTCGGACGTAAGAAAATCACGTATCGTCTCCGCGACTGGTTGTTCAGTCGTCAACGGTATTGGGGCGAGCCGATTCCAGTCGTTCATATGGAAGATGGTTCGATGAAGACGCTCAGTCAAGAGGAGTTACCGCTTGAACTTCCAATCATTCCGGAAATCAAACCGTCTGGTACAGGCGAATCACCACTTGCGCTTGCGGAAGACTGGTTGGATTATACGGATCCTGAAACAGGAATGAAAGGGCGTCGCGAGACGAATACGATGCCACAATGGGGCGGAAGCTGCTGGTATTATCTCCGTTTCATCGATCCGCACAATGAAGAGGCGATCGCGGATCCAGAAAAATTAAAATACTGGCTTCCAGTCGATATTTACATCGGTGGTGCGGAACACGCCGTTCTCCACTTGTTGTATGCGCGCTTCTGGCATAAAGTCTTGTATGATGCAGGCGTCGTACCAACAAAAGAACCATTCCAGAAGTTGTACAACCAAGGGATGATTCTTGGAGAGAACAACGAGAAGATGTCGAAATCACGCGGTAACGTCATTAATCCGGATGAAATCGTTAAATCGCATGGTGCGGATACATTACGCTTGTACGAAATGTTCATGGGACCACTCGATGCATCAGTTGCCTGGTCGGAGAACGGTCTTGACGGGGCGCGTCGTTTCCTCGATCGTGTCTGGCGCTTGTTCGAACGGACAGCAGACATTCAGGACGTCACAGAAGTCGATGCTGACTTCGAGCGGACGTACCACCAGACAGTCAAGAAGGTCACGGAAGACTTCGCGAACATCCAGTTCAACACCGGAATTTCGCAACTCATGGTCTTCGTCAACGAAGCAAACAAACAGCCGGTTCTTCCACGTCACTTCCTTCGTGGATTCATCCAATTGTTAACGCCAGTCGCACCACACCTTGGTGAAGAACTCTGGGAACAACTTGGATTTGAAGAGACATTGACGTATGCAGCATGGCCAACATTCGATGAATCGAAACTCGTCAGCGATACGATGGAATTCGTCATTCAAGTGAACGGAAAGGTTCGCTCGAAAATCGAAATCAACATCGATGCGACAAAAGAAGAAATCGAAGCACTTGCCTTTGCTGATGAAAAGACACAAGAATGGATCGGCGACAAAACAGTTCGTAAAGTCATCGTCGTACCGAAAAAATTAATCAATATCGTGGCAAACTAA
- a CDS encoding HAD family hydrolase: MKKRGLIFDMDGVILDSEIRYFEVHQQMFKTLSIPLDPIQYATFMGKTGDEMWEELVAQHQLKETASALLEEEHRLFQIHAKPEECGLKEGVKQVIEQAASLGYDIGIASSSSLQKIERVIRHYKLPIKHYVSGEEVVRSKPDPAIFHLAASRIGHAPEDCLVIEDAANGMIGAKAAGMEVIALLDDRMPMQRLEQADHVARSHAEIEEILRKR, encoded by the coding sequence TTGAAAAAACGAGGTCTTATTTTTGATATGGATGGGGTCATTTTAGATAGTGAAATTCGCTACTTCGAGGTCCATCAGCAGATGTTCAAAACGTTATCGATTCCGCTCGATCCGATTCAGTATGCGACGTTTATGGGAAAAACAGGTGATGAGATGTGGGAAGAGCTTGTCGCCCAGCATCAGCTAAAAGAAACAGCTAGTGCGTTACTAGAAGAAGAACATCGGTTGTTTCAAATTCATGCAAAACCGGAGGAATGTGGTTTAAAAGAGGGAGTCAAACAAGTCATCGAGCAAGCGGCGTCTCTTGGTTACGATATCGGGATTGCCTCCTCGAGTTCGCTTCAAAAAATCGAACGCGTCATCCGTCATTATAAGCTTCCAATCAAGCATTACGTCAGTGGAGAAGAAGTCGTGCGTTCAAAGCCTGATCCTGCGATTTTTCATCTTGCAGCATCACGAATCGGGCACGCGCCTGAAGATTGTCTCGTCATTGAAGACGCTGCAAACGGGATGATCGGCGCAAAAGCAGCAGGCATGGAAGTGATTGCGCTTCTCGATGATCGGATGCCGATGCAACGTCTAGAACAAGCGGATCATGTAGCACGATCGCATGCAGAAATCGAGGAAATTTTACGGAAGCGTTGA
- a CDS encoding peptidoglycan bridge formation glycyltransferase FemA/FemB family protein yields MERCQFITDAATWTTHVQQQPLDIFYSHQYVTLNARPSEQAVLFRYEGDAGTLFYPFLKRRIFDTPYSDLITPYGYGGPEIIGQLTATEMQHARLLFERWADREEIVSEIIRFNPLTGNERFMRDWTKVSFIRHTTSIDLRPSIEDIMQTFHKKTRSMIRKSLASPLTVRTGTRDDLPVFVALYHETMDRKNASTHYYFTDSYFEQLFEANPLCEPLLLIAEIDGEPVGGYFVLLGKEYAHGHLIGCKRDEAKMFPNQRLEYEAILQAKARGLVEQHLGGGYQERDSLFESKCRYTGYRLFEYHQGKSILQPAIYDQLCVRYGSDADSDYFPAYRQTSVQMATS; encoded by the coding sequence ATGGAAAGGTGTCAATTCATCACAGATGCCGCAACTTGGACGACACACGTACAGCAACAGCCTCTTGATATCTTCTACAGTCACCAATATGTCACGCTCAACGCTAGACCGTCTGAGCAAGCGGTGCTATTCCGTTATGAAGGTGATGCAGGAACACTGTTCTATCCCTTTTTAAAGCGCCGGATTTTTGATACGCCTTATTCAGATCTCATCACGCCGTATGGCTATGGTGGACCGGAAATCATCGGTCAACTGACTGCGACTGAAATGCAGCATGCACGCTTATTGTTTGAAAGATGGGCAGATCGAGAAGAGATCGTCTCGGAAATAATTCGCTTTAATCCATTGACGGGTAATGAACGCTTCATGCGGGATTGGACGAAAGTCTCCTTCATCCGTCATACGACGAGTATCGATTTACGCCCTTCAATAGAGGACATCATGCAGACATTTCATAAGAAGACGAGAAGTATGATTCGCAAATCGCTTGCCTCTCCTTTAACCGTTAGAACAGGAACACGAGATGACCTACCTGTCTTTGTAGCGTTGTATCATGAAACGATGGACCGAAAGAATGCTTCGACTCATTACTATTTTACGGACAGTTATTTTGAACAATTATTTGAAGCAAATCCACTCTGTGAGCCATTGTTACTGATTGCGGAAATCGACGGAGAACCTGTTGGTGGATACTTCGTATTGCTTGGAAAAGAATATGCCCACGGTCATTTGATTGGGTGTAAGCGGGACGAAGCGAAGATGTTCCCGAATCAGCGACTCGAGTACGAAGCGATTCTTCAGGCGAAAGCACGCGGTCTCGTCGAACAACATCTCGGGGGTGGATATCAAGAACGGGATAGTCTCTTTGAGAGTAAATGCCGTTACACCGGGTATCGTTTATTTGAGTATCATCAAGGAAAATCGATTCTTCAACCAGCCATATACGATCAGTTATGTGTACGATACGGGTCAGATGCTGATTCGGATTATTTTCCAGCTTACCGACAAACCAGTGTCCAAATGGCGACAAGTTAA
- a CDS encoding MDR family MFS transporter — protein sequence MPKLPKAVWILVLAMAINTTGSSFLWPFNTLYIHEYLGESMTKAGMALFVNSALAIVGNYLGGKAFDRLGGKKTLVISVIGLVLSSVGLLLFHQTYLGYVAMLGLIGFVGGMVFPTIYAMTGVIWPEGGRRAFNAIYVAQNVGVALGTAVSGQIAAFSIQYIFIANLVLYIAFAIILFVGLSWIQAPARMHATHDEIETTRTPLARGAARTMLLVSIGYALLWFVYVQWQGTFAVHTKSLGVTISEYSILWTINGALIVFAQPLLTPILRWFGDDLKRQLMTGTGIFLLSYLIVPFAGGFKMFLVAMIILTIGEMFIWPAVPAMAARLAPIGKEGEFQGYVNIAASAGRMISPTVGGLIYDVSGMSAVFLTLIGLILLAGVVFLRAIPKITS from the coding sequence ATGCCAAAATTACCAAAAGCGGTCTGGATCCTCGTCCTTGCGATGGCCATCAATACGACGGGATCCTCTTTTTTATGGCCGTTTAATACATTATATATTCATGAATATTTAGGAGAGTCGATGACAAAAGCAGGGATGGCGTTGTTCGTCAACTCGGCCTTAGCAATCGTCGGAAACTACTTAGGTGGAAAAGCGTTTGACCGTCTCGGTGGCAAGAAGACGCTTGTCATCAGTGTCATCGGACTTGTCCTGTCTTCTGTCGGCTTGTTGCTGTTTCATCAGACGTACCTCGGATACGTCGCGATGCTTGGATTGATTGGATTCGTCGGTGGGATGGTTTTTCCGACGATCTACGCGATGACGGGTGTCATTTGGCCTGAAGGCGGGCGTCGTGCCTTTAATGCGATCTATGTCGCACAAAACGTTGGTGTAGCGCTCGGGACAGCTGTCAGCGGTCAAATCGCTGCCTTTTCGATTCAGTACATCTTCATCGCCAATCTTGTCCTCTACATCGCTTTTGCCATCATTTTGTTCGTCGGTTTGTCCTGGATTCAGGCACCGGCTCGGATGCATGCGACCCATGACGAGATCGAAACGACACGCACACCCCTTGCACGCGGTGCGGCACGGACGATGTTGCTCGTCTCGATTGGTTATGCCTTACTTTGGTTCGTTTATGTACAGTGGCAAGGAACCTTTGCTGTACACACGAAATCGCTCGGTGTCACGATTTCCGAATACTCGATTCTTTGGACGATTAACGGAGCACTCATCGTGTTCGCACAACCTTTACTAACACCAATTCTTCGTTGGTTTGGAGATGACTTAAAGCGACAATTGATGACCGGTACAGGAATCTTCCTCTTGTCTTATCTGATCGTTCCGTTCGCAGGAGGATTCAAGATGTTCCTCGTCGCGATGATCATCCTGACGATTGGTGAAATGTTCATCTGGCCAGCGGTTCCTGCCATGGCAGCGAGACTCGCGCCAATCGGAAAAGAAGGAGAATTCCAAGGATACGTCAATATTGCTGCTTCAGCGGGGCGAATGATCAGTCCGACCGTTGGAGGGTTGATCTACGATGTATCCGGTATGTCAGCGGTCTTCTTGACATTGATTGGATTGATTCTGTTAGCGGGCGTCGTCTTCCTTCGTGCCATTCCAAAAATCACATCATGA
- a CDS encoding class I SAM-dependent methyltransferase, with translation MGTGVYAMSLARVLPYTKQLLESVIEPGDCVVDMTAGNGHDTQFLAERVGPEGRVLAFDVQAQAIEESTRRLDEAGMLARVDLYHESHIHVGARLSDKQRPVRAGVFNLGYLPGSDKSITTTGEETLEALDALLPVLAPGGLVVLVVYHGHLEGKRERDAVLDYVTALDQQDYAVLQYRFLNQQNHPPFIIAIEKKVR, from the coding sequence ATAGGAACAGGAGTCTATGCCATGTCACTTGCCCGTGTACTACCTTATACGAAACAATTACTCGAGTCCGTTATCGAACCCGGAGACTGCGTCGTCGATATGACTGCCGGAAATGGACATGATACACAGTTTTTAGCAGAACGCGTCGGTCCAGAAGGAAGGGTTCTTGCGTTCGACGTCCAGGCACAAGCCATCGAGGAATCGACGCGACGTCTCGACGAAGCCGGAATGTTAGCACGCGTCGACCTTTATCATGAAAGCCATATCCATGTCGGTGCCCGTCTTTCGGACAAACAACGTCCTGTCCGCGCCGGTGTCTTCAATCTCGGATACCTGCCTGGAAGCGACAAATCAATCACGACGACCGGAGAAGAGACGCTTGAAGCACTCGATGCCCTCCTCCCAGTCCTCGCTCCCGGCGGTCTTGTCGTCCTCGTCGTCTATCACGGTCACCTGGAAGGAAAACGTGAACGCGACGCTGTCCTCGATTACGTCACAGCCCTTGATCAGCAAGATTATGCCGTTCTCCAGTACCGTTTCTTGAATCAACAAAATCATCCCCCGTTTATCATCGCGATCGAGAAAAAAGTGCGCTGA
- a CDS encoding serine aminopeptidase domain-containing protein, protein MVEQPTGIIVLVYPLQLRARPSEALIRVLEREYEVLLVDAPRRISFEEHGQLLKEALREAGKRKLPIHIIACSMGALVVNRLLQEYELPVASLAFVSPLFDWHPSKQLGGVKQVFASAFDRFRPDAPLGTLPFGQSTEDTVRIGELTYAQYREIEEEIVVHDEERKKLPRVNLACFYAPDDQFADVKLTLEVCRKMGGDQIYLQRLHGFPHFSFERLNTRFAEKLLLFFKLVEE, encoded by the coding sequence GTGGTTGAACAACCAACAGGAATCATCGTATTAGTCTATCCGTTACAACTGCGTGCCCGTCCGAGTGAAGCTTTGATTCGAGTACTCGAAAGAGAGTATGAAGTGCTACTCGTCGACGCACCACGTCGCATTTCGTTTGAAGAGCACGGTCAACTGTTAAAAGAAGCATTACGCGAAGCAGGAAAACGAAAGCTACCGATTCATATCATCGCCTGTAGCATGGGCGCACTCGTCGTCAATCGTCTGTTGCAAGAATATGAACTACCAGTCGCAAGTCTTGCGTTCGTTTCACCATTGTTTGATTGGCATCCGTCGAAACAACTCGGAGGTGTCAAACAAGTCTTCGCGAGTGCGTTTGATCGTTTCCGTCCCGATGCGCCACTCGGTACGTTGCCGTTTGGTCAAAGTACGGAAGATACCGTTCGCATCGGTGAACTGACGTATGCGCAGTACCGGGAAATCGAAGAAGAGATCGTCGTACATGACGAGGAACGAAAAAAACTGCCTCGTGTAAACTTGGCTTGTTTTTATGCACCAGACGATCAGTTCGCAGACGTCAAACTGACGCTTGAAGTATGCCGGAAAATGGGTGGCGATCAGATTTACTTACAACGTCTACACGGTTTCCCGCATTTCAGCTTTGAACGGTTGAATACACGGTTTGCGGAAAAATTATTGTTGTTTTTTAAATTAGTCGAAGAATGA
- a CDS encoding GNAT family N-acetyltransferase: protein MEIREAIPADAGHIHDIAVTSWLDTYAEIYSERSKAHFVQEAYPQEEVVRAIRTAEEARGEYFYVGIIDEEIVGFIHAVDVEGTWEIVRLYVLPKYQQNGIGRRLIRELERQGAVPLEVYVEARNYKARQFLTSFGFEELSEMTEEVFGQAESVVRLRHVAS, encoded by the coding sequence ATGGAAATACGCGAAGCTATTCCAGCTGATGCAGGACATATTCATGACATTGCCGTCACATCTTGGTTGGATACGTATGCAGAAATCTATTCCGAACGTTCGAAAGCGCATTTCGTGCAGGAGGCGTATCCGCAAGAAGAAGTCGTTCGTGCGATCCGGACGGCGGAAGAAGCACGGGGAGAGTATTTTTATGTCGGAATCATCGACGAGGAAATCGTCGGTTTCATTCATGCTGTTGATGTCGAAGGAACGTGGGAGATCGTTCGTCTGTACGTCTTACCGAAATATCAGCAAAACGGAATCGGAAGACGATTGATCCGTGAACTCGAACGACAAGGAGCCGTCCCACTCGAAGTATACGTGGAAGCACGTAACTATAAAGCGCGTCAATTCCTGACCTCATTTGGTTTTGAAGAACTTAGTGAGATGACGGAAGAAGTGTTTGGGCAAGCGGAATCAGTCGTTCGTCTTCGCCATGTTGCCTCGTGA
- a CDS encoding IS3 family transposase (programmed frameshift), with protein MTKSKFSSDEKLRIIKMCEDRIDSIKSIASLFELSVTTLNRWRTKYRTGGSMALRNRTEWTRYPEELKMKAIRAVLDQKESLISATARFDISDRSLLAKWIERYTSHSTQGKPLKERSTMTKGRTTTFEERVQAVMDCIQNRKDYQSIMKTHRVSYQQIYSWVRKFEKDGIDALMDRRGRQKPVEELTDTDRLALDLKRLEKENERLRMEKRFLKKVRGDREEVTLSQIRLQDKYEAIQSSVEQFGYPIIALCHLAGVSRAAYYKWLRRIGIPQTRETENMKIIEEMNEIHLTVNGIYGYRRMTLNLKRRFGRNVNAKRVRRLMHVAGIHCVIRRKRPLYIRNRPQQTAENILNRDFNAAGPNQKWVTDVTELKYGASQKAYLSAILDLYDGSIRAFVLGHSNNNQLVFDTLEHALQGASGSRPLLHSDRGFQYTSHAFRHMTRVAGITQSMSRVGRCIDNGPMESFWGALKCESYYLHKFAEFDELRLAIQKYIYFYNEERYQQRLNGLAPLEYRAQAV; from the exons ATGACTAAATCTAAGTTTTCGTCAGATGAAAAACTACGAATTATTAAGATGTGTGAAGACCGAATCGACTCGATCAAATCGATTGCCTCGCTCTTCGAGCTTTCAGTCACCACCTTAAATAGATGGAGGACAAAATATCGTACGGGCGGCTCCATGGCACTTCGTAATCGAACAGAGTGGACGCGTTATCCGGAAGAACTGAAGATGAAGGCTATACGTGCAGTACTCGACCAAAAGGAATCGCTTATTAGCGCTACGGCACGGTTTGATATCTCGGATAGAAGCCTACTTGCGAAGTGGATAGAGAGGTATACTAGTCATAGTACTCAAGGGAAACCATTGAAGGAGCGATCCACTATGACTAAAGGTAGAACCACTACATTCGAAGAGCGTGTCCAGGCAGTCATGGACTGTATACAGAACAGAAAAGACTATCAAAGCATCATGAAGACCCATCGGGTCTCGTACCAACAAATTTATAGCTGGGTAAGAAAGTTCGAGAAGGACGGAATCGACGCACTGATGGACCGTCGCGGACGTCAGAAGCCAGTAGAAGAATTGACGGATACAGACCGTTTGGCGTTGGATCTGAAACGACTCGAGAAAGAAAATGAGCGTCTACGCATGGAGA AACGATTTCTTAAAAAAGTTAGAGGAGATCGAGAGGAGGTCACGTTAAGTCAAATTCGTCTTCAAGATAAATATGAAGCCATTCAATCATCGGTAGAGCAATTTGGTTACCCGATCATCGCCCTGTGTCACCTCGCTGGAGTCTCGCGCGCTGCCTACTACAAGTGGTTACGCCGGATTGGTATACCACAGACTCGTGAGACGGAGAACATGAAAATCATCGAAGAGATGAACGAGATCCACCTTACGGTGAACGGAATCTATGGCTACCGACGGATGACATTGAACCTGAAACGTCGTTTCGGAAGAAACGTCAACGCGAAGCGTGTCCGTCGCCTGATGCATGTCGCCGGTATTCATTGCGTCATACGCCGGAAACGTCCTTTGTATATTCGTAATCGCCCTCAACAGACTGCAGAGAACATTCTGAACCGTGATTTCAACGCCGCAGGACCGAACCAAAAATGGGTGACGGATGTCACGGAACTGAAGTATGGCGCCTCTCAGAAGGCGTATTTGAGCGCCATTCTGGACCTATATGATGGATCCATCCGTGCCTTCGTTCTTGGGCATTCCAATAATAATCAGCTTGTGTTCGATACTCTTGAACACGCCCTACAGGGCGCATCCGGAAGTCGTCCCTTGCTTCATAGTGATCGAGGATTTCAATATACTTCTCATGCGTTTCGTCATATGACACGCGTGGCAGGCATTACACAAAGTATGTCTCGGGTTGGAAGATGTATTGATAACGGACCGATGGAGTCCTTTTGGGGAGCGTTGAAGTGCGAAAGTTATTATCTACATAAGTTTGCGGAGTTCGACGAACTCCGACTCGCAATCCAGAAATATATTTACTTCTACAATGAAGAACGATATCAACAACGATTAAACGGCTTGGCTCCATTAGAATACAGAGCGCAAGCCGTTTAA